A window from Bordetella petrii encodes these proteins:
- the egtD gene encoding L-histidine N(alpha)-methyltransferase, with amino-acid sequence MVQPRSMFAAAPPAFLEPSPDDTAQALQELQAGLLARPARIDPKYLYDRLGSSLFTAITQLPEYYPTRCEAEILRDHAADIARHVGAIDSLVDLGAGDCVKAERLFASLRPRRYVPIDISADYLRAAVQRLEHAHPGLEIIALGQDFHHALDLPDTIPDAGRLFFYPGSSIGNLDPAEALAMLARIRAACAGGGLLVGIDRVKPRRILEPAYDDALHLTAAFNLNLLRHVNHLLGSDFNVHDWSHVAHYDEPHSRMQMYLQALGDVSVGWPGAQRRFGSGERIHTENSYKYTVDGFRDLLARAGYTRIEHWSDARDWFSVFSARA; translated from the coding sequence ATGGTCCAGCCCCGCAGCATGTTCGCCGCCGCGCCCCCCGCCTTTCTGGAACCCTCGCCCGACGATACCGCGCAGGCCCTCCAGGAACTGCAGGCCGGCCTGCTCGCCCGCCCGGCGCGCATCGATCCCAAATACCTGTACGACCGCCTCGGCTCCAGCCTGTTCACTGCCATCACGCAACTGCCCGAGTACTATCCCACGCGCTGCGAAGCCGAGATCCTGCGCGACCACGCCGCCGACATCGCCCGTCACGTAGGCGCGATCGATTCGCTGGTCGATCTGGGCGCCGGCGATTGCGTCAAGGCAGAACGCCTGTTCGCCAGCCTGCGCCCGCGGCGCTATGTGCCCATCGATATCTCGGCGGATTACCTGCGCGCGGCAGTCCAGCGCCTGGAACACGCCCATCCGGGGCTCGAGATCATCGCGCTGGGCCAGGACTTCCATCATGCGCTCGATCTGCCCGACACCATTCCGGACGCCGGGCGGCTGTTCTTCTATCCCGGTTCCAGCATCGGCAACCTGGACCCGGCCGAAGCGCTGGCCATGCTGGCGCGCATACGCGCCGCCTGTGCCGGCGGCGGCCTGCTGGTCGGCATCGACCGCGTCAAGCCGCGCCGCATTCTCGAACCCGCGTACGACGACGCGCTGCACCTGACCGCCGCGTTCAACCTGAACCTGCTGCGGCACGTCAACCACCTGCTGGGCAGCGATTTCAACGTGCACGACTGGAGCCACGTGGCCCACTACGACGAGCCCCACTCGCGCATGCAGATGTACCTGCAGGCGCTGGGCGATGTCAGCGTCGGCTGGCCGGGCGCGCAGCGGCGCTTCGGCAGCGGCGAACGCATCCACACGGAAAACTCGTACAAGTACACGGTGGACGGCTTTCGCGATCTGCTTGCGCGGGCCGGCTACACCCGCATCGAGCACTGGTCGGACGCACGCGACTGGTTTTCTGTTTTCAGCGCGCGGGCCTGA
- a CDS encoding c-type cytochrome encodes MKQVPLLAAAACFSIMSLWSTPALSQFAKPADAIKYRQSALTLMGSHFGRMQPVVKGQAPYDAARIKANVRILNVLAGLPWAAFGPGTEGGEARPEVWSDAAGFRQKQERLKENLAKLTAAADSGDLNTLRAAFGDVGASCKACHDSYRKKK; translated from the coding sequence ATGAAGCAAGTCCCCCTGCTGGCCGCCGCGGCCTGTTTCAGCATCATGTCGCTGTGGTCCACGCCCGCGCTGTCGCAATTCGCCAAGCCGGCCGACGCCATCAAGTACCGGCAGTCGGCCCTGACCCTGATGGGGTCGCACTTCGGCCGCATGCAGCCCGTCGTGAAGGGGCAGGCGCCGTATGACGCGGCCCGGATCAAGGCCAATGTCCGGATCCTGAACGTGCTGGCCGGATTGCCGTGGGCCGCGTTCGGCCCGGGCACCGAAGGGGGCGAGGCGCGGCCCGAGGTCTGGAGCGACGCCGCGGGCTTCCGGCAAAAGCAGGAGCGCCTGAAAGAAAACCTGGCCAAGCTGACGGCCGCCGCCGATTCGGGCGACCTGAACACGCTGCGCGCGGCCTTTGGCGACGTGGGCGCAAGCTGCAAGGCCTGCCACGATTCATACCGCAAGAAAAAATAG
- the cls gene encoding cardiolipin synthase has translation MPARDPRRAVRCLVWLALMASLAACATVPDAQERQARKEQAGQSADTGWSSYQQGRDIVKRAGTAREQDFRARHQAIEAAISGAPLVPGNDVRLLADGPATYRAMLESIGQARHYVHMETYIFDDDEAGRRFADALIAAQRRGASVAVMIDAVGTLQTPDTLFDRMREAGVQVAVFNPVNPASARGGWSPNQRNHRKLLVVDGKVGYLGGINVSSVYSSGSRPASSGREAQPWRDTHIRIAGPAVAELERVILAGWKSQKGPPLAHGDFFPRAVEQGDLTVRILANQPDRSDGYTVYLTLMSAFESAQKSIHITMAYFVPDPAFVEVLQDAARRGVDVVLVLPGFSDSSLVFHAGRSHYENLLEAGVKIYERRDALLHAKTAVVDGVWSTVGSSNMDWRSFALNYEINAVILGGRFGAQMEALFDSDVAAAQQVTLQDWHDRGAGNRFMEFFSRLFERWL, from the coding sequence ATGCCAGCCCGCGATCCGAGACGCGCGGTAAGGTGCCTGGTGTGGCTGGCGCTGATGGCATCGCTGGCGGCTTGCGCCACGGTGCCCGACGCCCAGGAACGCCAGGCGCGTAAAGAACAGGCGGGCCAGTCGGCCGACACCGGCTGGTCCAGCTATCAACAGGGCAGGGACATCGTGAAGCGTGCGGGCACGGCGCGCGAGCAGGACTTCCGGGCCCGCCACCAGGCCATCGAAGCCGCCATCAGCGGCGCGCCGCTGGTGCCGGGCAACGATGTGCGGCTGCTGGCCGACGGGCCGGCCACGTACCGCGCCATGCTGGAATCCATTGGCCAGGCACGGCATTACGTGCACATGGAAACCTATATTTTTGACGATGACGAAGCGGGCCGGCGCTTTGCCGACGCGCTGATCGCCGCGCAGCGCCGCGGCGCTTCAGTCGCCGTCATGATCGACGCGGTGGGCACACTGCAGACGCCCGATACCCTGTTCGACCGCATGCGCGAGGCGGGCGTGCAGGTCGCCGTCTTCAACCCGGTCAATCCGGCCTCGGCGCGCGGCGGATGGTCGCCCAATCAGCGCAACCACCGCAAGCTGCTGGTGGTGGACGGCAAGGTCGGCTATCTGGGCGGCATCAACGTCAGCAGCGTGTACTCATCCGGCTCGCGTCCGGCCAGTTCGGGCCGCGAGGCGCAGCCCTGGCGCGATACCCATATACGCATCGCCGGCCCCGCCGTGGCCGAGCTCGAGCGCGTGATCCTGGCGGGCTGGAAATCGCAGAAAGGGCCGCCGCTGGCGCACGGCGATTTCTTTCCCCGCGCTGTCGAGCAGGGCGACCTGACGGTGCGCATCCTGGCCAACCAGCCGGATCGCAGCGACGGCTACACGGTGTACCTGACGCTGATGTCGGCTTTCGAAAGCGCGCAGAAATCCATCCACATCACCATGGCGTACTTCGTGCCCGACCCGGCCTTTGTCGAAGTGCTGCAGGATGCCGCGCGGCGCGGCGTGGACGTGGTGCTGGTGCTGCCGGGATTCAGCGATTCGTCGCTGGTGTTCCATGCCGGGCGCTCGCACTACGAAAATCTGCTCGAGGCCGGCGTGAAGATATACGAGCGCCGCGATGCGCTGTTGCACGCCAAGACCGCCGTGGTCGACGGGGTGTGGTCCACCGTCGGGTCCAGCAACATGGATTGGCGCAGCTTCGCGCTGAACTATGAAATCAACGCGGTAATTCTGGGCGGCCGGTTCGGCGCCCAGATGGAAGCCCTGTTCGACAGCGACGTGGCCGCGGCCCAGCAGGTTACCCTGCAGGACTGGCACGACCGCGGCGCCGGCAACCGGTTCATGGAGTTTTTCTCGCGCCTGTTCGAGCGCTGGCTGTAG
- a CDS encoding arsenic transporter, whose protein sequence is MLLPATIFIVTLTLVIWQPRGLGIGWSATAGAAVALATGAVHLADVAAVWHIVWNATATFIAIIITSIILDAAGFFEWAALHVARWGGGRGHWLFALIVLLGAAVSALFANDGAALILTPIVMEMLLALGFGPGATLAFVMAAGFIADTASTPLVVSNLVNIVSADFFGIGFGRYASVMVPVNVAAVAATLAVLFLYFRRHIPARYDVAQLRTPHSAVRDPVTFRTGVAVLALLLAGFFVLEPLGIPVSAIAAAGALALLLVAGRQHIVGTRRVMREAPWHIVVFSLGMYLVVYGLRNAGLTAHLASLFDAFARHGVWGAAMGTGLVTAFLASVMNNLPAVLVGALAIADTSATGAVRDAMIYANVIGTDLGPKITPIGSLATLLWLHVLARKGLRITWGYYFRVGIVLTLPVLLATLAALALRLSVCP, encoded by the coding sequence ATGCTGCTGCCCGCCACCATTTTCATCGTCACGCTGACCCTCGTCATCTGGCAGCCCCGCGGCCTGGGCATCGGCTGGAGCGCCACGGCTGGCGCCGCCGTGGCACTGGCCACCGGCGCGGTGCACCTGGCCGACGTGGCCGCGGTGTGGCATATCGTCTGGAACGCCACCGCCACGTTCATCGCGATCATCATCACCAGCATCATCCTGGACGCGGCCGGCTTCTTCGAATGGGCCGCCCTGCACGTGGCCCGCTGGGGCGGCGGCCGCGGCCACTGGCTGTTCGCGCTCATCGTGCTGCTGGGCGCCGCCGTATCGGCCCTGTTCGCCAATGACGGCGCGGCGCTGATCCTGACTCCGATCGTGATGGAGATGCTGCTGGCGCTGGGGTTCGGGCCCGGCGCCACCCTGGCCTTCGTGATGGCGGCCGGCTTCATCGCCGACACGGCCAGCACGCCGCTGGTGGTATCGAACCTGGTCAATATCGTGTCGGCCGACTTTTTCGGCATCGGTTTCGGGCGCTACGCGTCGGTCATGGTGCCCGTCAATGTCGCCGCCGTGGCCGCCACCCTGGCGGTGCTGTTCCTGTACTTCCGCAGGCACATCCCGGCCCGCTACGACGTGGCGCAATTGCGGACGCCGCACTCGGCGGTGCGCGACCCGGTCACCTTCCGCACCGGCGTGGCGGTGCTGGCGCTATTGCTGGCGGGTTTTTTCGTTCTGGAACCCCTGGGCATCCCGGTCAGCGCCATTGCCGCGGCCGGCGCCCTGGCCCTGCTGCTGGTGGCGGGCCGCCAGCATATCGTGGGCACGCGCCGGGTCATGCGCGAAGCCCCCTGGCATATCGTGGTGTTCTCGCTGGGCATGTACCTGGTGGTGTACGGGCTGCGCAACGCCGGCCTGACGGCTCACCTGGCCAGCCTGTTCGACGCGTTCGCCCGCCATGGCGTGTGGGGCGCGGCCATGGGAACGGGCCTGGTCACGGCTTTCCTGGCCTCGGTGATGAACAACTTGCCGGCCGTGCTGGTGGGCGCGCTGGCCATCGCCGACACCAGCGCAACCGGCGCCGTGCGCGACGCGATGATCTACGCCAACGTCATCGGCACCGACCTGGGCCCGAAGATCACGCCCATCGGCAGCCTGGCCACTCTGCTGTGGCTGCACGTGCTGGCGCGCAAGGGCCTGCGCATCACTTGGGGCTATTACTTCCGGGTCGGCATCGTGCTGACCCTGCCGGTGCTGCTGGCCACCCTGGCGGCGCTGGCGCTGCGGCTGAGCGTTTGCCCATAG
- a CDS encoding DUF3053 domain-containing protein, which yields MRIAFRFIWLLAASLALAGCVNKEPEQRAAFMAWLQAKVADAPGTAVPALDEAQRDAFGDYVEHYQVLADFNAVAASVVERLANALEDEELHTLAQLQARQDALLSDRQALSEARADLGKALEQARTERAALEQPADLQAVYAQAYQRAVTRSAARLDPLLAVASAALDDAVRVAEFVARHREQIVIDADSASVRDPSIQQELNRLLDALNGHAEAVSQAQRSLRALAPA from the coding sequence ATGCGCATAGCGTTTCGTTTCATATGGCTGCTGGCCGCCAGCCTGGCGTTGGCCGGCTGCGTCAACAAAGAGCCGGAGCAGCGCGCCGCGTTCATGGCCTGGCTGCAGGCCAAGGTCGCCGATGCGCCGGGCACGGCCGTGCCGGCGCTGGACGAAGCCCAGCGCGACGCCTTCGGCGATTATGTCGAGCATTACCAGGTGCTGGCCGATTTCAATGCGGTGGCCGCGTCGGTGGTCGAGCGCCTGGCAAACGCGCTGGAAGACGAAGAGCTGCATACGCTGGCGCAATTGCAGGCGCGCCAGGATGCCTTGCTGTCCGACCGGCAGGCGTTGTCCGAGGCGCGCGCCGACCTGGGCAAGGCGCTGGAACAGGCGCGCACCGAACGCGCCGCGCTGGAGCAGCCGGCCGACCTGCAGGCCGTCTACGCGCAGGCTTACCAGCGCGCGGTGACCCGTAGCGCGGCCCGCCTGGATCCCTTGCTGGCGGTGGCCTCCGCGGCGCTCGACGATGCCGTGCGGGTGGCCGAGTTCGTGGCCCGCCACCGCGAACAGATCGTCATCGATGCCGACTCGGCATCGGTGCGCGACCCATCCATACAACAAGAGCTGAACCGCCTGCTCGATGCGCTCAACGGCCATGCCGAGGCGGTCAGCCAGGCGCAGCGCAGCCTGCGGGCCCTGGCGCCGGCCTGA
- a CDS encoding AI-2E family transporter, which translates to MNGSSLHNRFFLLLLVLVSIAFGWVLWPFYGAVFWGAILAIIFAPVHRRIAAKLGKRRNLAALATLLLVLLVVIVPVTFITGSLVQEGANLYQRVKSGNLNFGVYFQQVIDALPASLHSLLTRFGMADITSLQDKLTAGAMQGSQYLATQAFNIGQDTFQFLISFGIMLYLLFFLLRDGSLLSARLRAAIPLSGGRKTHLLRKFTTVIRATVKGNIAVAAAQGALGGVIFYVLGIQGPVLWGVVMAFLSLLPAIGAGLIWVPVAVYFLVTGAIWQGVALILYGVLVIGMVDNVLRPLLVGKDTKLPDYVVLISTLGGMALFGLNGFVIGPLIAALFIACWDLFTSDFAEVADRDDPPAQP; encoded by the coding sequence ATGAACGGCTCTAGCCTGCATAACCGCTTTTTCCTGTTGTTGCTGGTGCTCGTCTCCATCGCTTTCGGCTGGGTGCTGTGGCCTTTCTATGGCGCGGTGTTCTGGGGGGCGATCCTGGCGATCATTTTCGCGCCGGTGCATCGCCGCATCGCCGCCAAGCTGGGCAAGCGGCGCAATCTGGCCGCGCTGGCCACGCTGCTGCTGGTGCTGCTGGTGGTGATCGTGCCTGTCACGTTCATCACGGGCTCGCTGGTCCAGGAAGGCGCCAATCTTTACCAGCGCGTCAAGTCGGGCAATCTGAACTTCGGCGTTTATTTCCAGCAGGTGATCGACGCGCTGCCGGCATCGCTGCACAGCCTGCTGACGCGCTTCGGCATGGCCGACATCACCAGCCTGCAAGACAAGCTCACCGCGGGCGCGATGCAGGGCAGCCAGTACCTGGCCACCCAGGCGTTCAATATCGGGCAGGACACATTCCAGTTCCTGATCAGTTTCGGCATCATGCTGTACCTGCTGTTTTTCCTGCTGCGCGACGGGTCGCTGCTGTCGGCGCGCCTGCGCGCCGCGATCCCCCTCAGCGGCGGCCGCAAGACGCACCTGCTGCGCAAGTTCACCACCGTGATCCGCGCCACCGTCAAGGGCAACATCGCGGTGGCCGCGGCGCAGGGCGCGCTGGGCGGCGTGATTTTCTACGTTCTGGGCATCCAGGGGCCGGTGCTGTGGGGGGTGGTGATGGCCTTCCTGTCGCTGCTGCCCGCCATCGGCGCGGGCCTGATCTGGGTGCCGGTGGCCGTGTACTTCCTGGTTACCGGCGCCATATGGCAGGGCGTGGCGCTGATCCTGTACGGCGTGCTGGTGATCGGCATGGTCGACAACGTGCTGCGCCCGCTGCTGGTCGGCAAGGACACCAAGCTGCCCGATTATGTGGTGCTGATCTCCACGCTGGGTGGCATGGCGCTGTTCGGCCTGAACGGTTTCGTGATCGGGCCGTTGATCGCGGCGCTGTTCATTGCCTGCTGGGACCTCTTCACCTCTGATTTTGCCGAGGTTGCCGATCGCGACGACCCGCCCGCCCAGCCCTGA
- a CDS encoding FMN-binding glutamate synthase family protein, translating into MTWMVGRYTTFVVVLLGAAITAVLAATASVHWLWAAVPLALLALLGIYDLIQERHAIRRNYPVLGNLRFLFEFIRPEIRQYFLEDDTHAAPFSRAQRSIVYQRAKLEIDKRPFGTQEDVYGDRYEWINHSLVPAHVADADFRVTVGGAECTQPYSMSAFNISAMSFGALSANAVMALNEGARQGNFAHDTGEGGVSRYHRKAGGALVWNIGSGYFGCRDESGAFSEAAFVRNACTPQVKMIEIKLSQGAKPGHGGILPGAKVTPEIAEARGVAAWQDCNSPSSHSAFDSPIGLLHFVARLRKLSEGKPVGFKMCVGHPWEWFAIVKAMLETGITPDFIVVDGAEGGTGAAPVEFVDHVGTPLREGLRLVHNTLIGVNLRDRIRLGASGKIITAFDMARAMAMGADWCNAARGFMFAIGCIQAQACHTGKCPTGVTTQDPLRQRALVVPDKAQRVAHFHRNTLHALAELLQAAGLTHPGQLRPHHIARRISSSEVRLLSALFPELEPGELLRGEFRHTLFKVGWSMARPDSFQPAHDVTVALAAIHRAQVATTP; encoded by the coding sequence ATGACCTGGATGGTTGGCCGCTACACAACCTTTGTCGTGGTGCTGCTGGGCGCCGCCATTACTGCCGTGCTGGCGGCGACGGCATCCGTCCACTGGCTATGGGCGGCGGTGCCGCTGGCGCTGCTGGCGCTGCTGGGCATCTACGACCTGATCCAGGAACGCCACGCCATCCGCCGCAATTATCCGGTGCTGGGCAACCTGCGTTTCCTGTTCGAATTCATCCGCCCCGAGATCCGCCAGTACTTTCTGGAAGACGACACGCACGCCGCGCCGTTCTCGCGCGCGCAGCGCTCCATCGTGTACCAGCGCGCCAAGCTCGAAATCGACAAGCGCCCGTTCGGCACCCAGGAAGACGTCTACGGCGACCGCTACGAATGGATCAACCATTCGCTGGTGCCGGCGCACGTCGCCGATGCCGATTTCCGCGTGACCGTCGGCGGCGCCGAATGCACCCAGCCGTACTCGATGTCGGCATTCAACATTTCGGCCATGAGCTTCGGCGCCCTGTCGGCCAATGCCGTCATGGCGCTGAACGAAGGCGCGCGCCAGGGCAACTTCGCGCACGACACCGGCGAGGGCGGCGTCAGCCGCTACCACCGCAAGGCCGGCGGCGCGCTGGTATGGAACATCGGCTCGGGCTATTTCGGCTGCCGCGACGAAAGCGGCGCGTTTTCCGAAGCCGCCTTTGTGCGCAACGCCTGTACCCCCCAGGTGAAAATGATCGAGATCAAGCTGTCGCAGGGCGCCAAGCCCGGCCACGGCGGCATTCTGCCGGGCGCCAAGGTGACGCCCGAAATCGCCGAGGCGCGCGGCGTCGCGGCCTGGCAAGACTGCAACTCGCCATCCAGCCACAGCGCGTTCGATTCGCCGATCGGTCTGCTGCATTTCGTGGCGCGCCTGCGTAAACTGTCCGAAGGCAAGCCGGTGGGCTTCAAGATGTGCGTGGGCCACCCCTGGGAATGGTTCGCCATCGTGAAGGCCATGCTCGAAACCGGCATCACGCCCGACTTCATCGTGGTCGACGGCGCCGAAGGCGGCACCGGCGCCGCGCCGGTCGAATTCGTCGACCACGTCGGCACCCCGCTGCGCGAAGGCCTGCGCCTGGTGCATAACACCCTGATCGGCGTGAACCTGCGCGACCGCATCCGGCTGGGCGCATCCGGCAAGATCATCACGGCCTTCGACATGGCGCGCGCCATGGCCATGGGCGCCGACTGGTGCAACGCCGCCCGCGGCTTCATGTTCGCGATCGGCTGCATCCAGGCGCAGGCCTGCCATACCGGCAAGTGCCCCACCGGCGTCACCACCCAGGACCCGCTGCGCCAACGCGCGCTGGTGGTGCCCGACAAGGCGCAGCGCGTGGCCCACTTCCATCGCAACACGCTGCATGCCCTGGCCGAGCTGCTGCAGGCCGCCGGCCTGACGCATCCCGGCCAGCTGCGCCCGCATCACATTGCGCGGCGCATCTCGTCCAGCGAAGTGCGCCTGCTGTCGGCCCTGTTCCCAGAACTGGAACCAGGCGAATTGCTGCGCGGCGAGTTCCGGCACACCCTGTTCAAGGTGGGCTGGTCGATGGCGCGGCCCGACTCGTTCCAGCCTGCGCACGATGTCACCGTGGCCCTGGCCGCCATCCATCGCGCACAGGTGGCCACCACGCCCTGA
- a CDS encoding cytochrome b/b6 domain-containing protein, producing MQHTRSSIRIWDLPTRLCHWALAACVIGAYISVKLGGLYMDWHVRFGLATLGLVVFRLAWGLAGPRYARFATFVRGPGAIRRYLQGAAAPAGHNPLGALSVIAMLAVLGFQAASGLFTSDDIMTQGPLYARVDESLAEWFGRWHHTNEWLIIGLVALHLLAVFWYAAVRRKRLVRPMITGDALPQDLPAGTPPAQDGPAVWLRAALLAGAAAALVLWIRSLEIVADFSFS from the coding sequence ATGCAGCACACACGCTCGTCCATACGTATCTGGGACCTTCCCACCCGCCTGTGCCACTGGGCCCTGGCCGCCTGCGTCATTGGCGCCTACATCAGCGTCAAGCTGGGCGGGCTGTATATGGACTGGCACGTGCGCTTCGGCCTGGCCACGCTCGGGCTGGTCGTCTTCCGCCTGGCATGGGGCCTGGCCGGGCCGCGCTACGCGCGGTTCGCCACCTTCGTGCGCGGCCCCGGCGCCATCAGGCGCTACCTGCAGGGCGCGGCGGCGCCGGCCGGGCACAATCCGCTGGGCGCGCTGTCCGTCATCGCCATGCTGGCCGTGCTGGGCTTCCAGGCGGCCAGCGGCCTGTTCACCAGCGACGACATCATGACGCAGGGCCCGTTGTATGCGCGCGTGGACGAATCGCTGGCCGAGTGGTTCGGCCGCTGGCATCACACAAACGAGTGGCTCATCATCGGCCTGGTCGCGCTGCACCTGCTGGCGGTGTTCTGGTATGCCGCCGTGCGGCGCAAGCGCCTGGTGCGGCCCATGATCACCGGCGACGCCCTGCCGCAGGATCTTCCTGCCGGCACCCCGCCCGCCCAAGACGGCCCGGCCGTCTGGCTGCGCGCCGCGCTGTTGGCCGGCGCGGCGGCGGCGCTGGTGCTGTGGATCCGCTCGCTGGAAATCGTGGCCGATTTTTCTTTTTCGTAG
- the egtB gene encoding ergothioneine biosynthesis protein EgtB, whose protein sequence is MAPACLLTHSAPPRDAAAGLAQRYERVRGQTRALAEPLSPEDCQIQSMPDCSPVKWHLAHTTWFFETFILARFLPGHPPFHPQYRMLFNSYYNAIGDRHPRPQRGMLSRPPLADVLRYRDAVDTAMAGLLARPEDAGPDFEQLVELGLHHEQQHQELILTDIKHALSLNPLKPAYAPARQGGLPAATPAGWSRYPGGCVRIGHQPPGFAFDNEGPAHDVLLRPFHLANRLVTQGEYLEFMRDGGYRRPELWLSLGWDRVCAEQWRAPLYWEGRKDDWRIFTLHGMQPLDPHAPVAHVSYYEADAYARWARVRLPREAEWEHAARASQAPGHANLLDHGHLHPRAAAQCPPAGGPVQLYGDVWEWTSSAYDAYPGYAPPAGAVGEYNGKFMCNQYVLRGGSCATPADHIRATYRNFFPPEARWQFSGIRLARDA, encoded by the coding sequence ATGGCTCCCGCCTGCCTGCTGACCCACTCTGCCCCGCCGCGCGATGCCGCCGCCGGCCTGGCGCAGCGCTATGAACGCGTGCGCGGCCAGACCCGCGCGCTGGCCGAGCCGCTCAGCCCCGAAGACTGCCAGATCCAGTCCATGCCCGACTGCAGCCCGGTCAAATGGCACCTGGCCCATACGACCTGGTTTTTCGAAACCTTCATCCTGGCGCGCTTCCTGCCCGGGCATCCGCCGTTCCATCCGCAATACCGGATGCTGTTCAATTCGTACTACAACGCCATCGGCGACCGCCATCCGCGCCCGCAGCGCGGCATGCTGTCGCGCCCGCCGCTGGCCGACGTGCTGCGCTACCGCGACGCGGTCGACACTGCCATGGCCGGCCTGCTGGCCCGCCCCGAAGACGCCGGCCCCGACTTCGAGCAGTTGGTCGAACTGGGCCTGCACCATGAGCAGCAGCACCAGGAACTCATCCTGACCGACATCAAGCATGCCCTGTCGCTGAACCCGCTCAAGCCCGCCTACGCGCCGGCGCGGCAGGGCGGACTGCCCGCGGCCACCCCGGCGGGCTGGAGCCGCTATCCAGGCGGCTGCGTGCGCATCGGCCACCAGCCGCCCGGGTTCGCCTTCGACAACGAAGGGCCGGCGCACGACGTGCTGCTGCGCCCGTTCCACCTGGCCAATCGCCTGGTGACTCAGGGCGAATATCTGGAATTCATGCGTGACGGCGGCTACCGGCGCCCCGAACTATGGCTGTCGCTCGGATGGGACCGGGTCTGCGCCGAGCAATGGCGCGCCCCGCTGTACTGGGAAGGCCGGAAAGACGACTGGCGGATCTTCACGCTGCACGGCATGCAGCCGCTGGACCCCCACGCGCCGGTCGCCCACGTCAGCTATTACGAGGCCGATGCCTACGCCCGCTGGGCCCGCGTGCGGCTGCCGCGCGAAGCCGAGTGGGAACACGCGGCCCGCGCCAGCCAGGCGCCGGGGCATGCCAACCTGCTCGACCACGGCCACCTGCACCCCCGCGCCGCGGCCCAGTGCCCGCCCGCCGGCGGGCCGGTGCAACTGTATGGCGATGTATGGGAATGGACCAGCAGCGCCTACGACGCCTATCCGGGCTACGCGCCGCCCGCCGGCGCCGTGGGCGAATACAACGGCAAATTCATGTGCAACCAGTACGTGCTGCGCGGCGGCTCGTGCGCCACCCCGGCCGATCACATCCGGGCCACTTACCGCAACTTCTTCCCGCCCGAGGCGCGCTGGCAGTTCTCGGGCATCCGCCTGGCGCGCGACGCCTGA